A genomic segment from uncultured Marinifilum sp. encodes:
- a CDS encoding NYN domain-containing protein has product MKEQNDMNLAVLIDADNIPYSNIKGMLDEIAKFGTPSIKRIYGDWTKPTVSGWKPALLEHAITPIQQYSYTTGKNATDSAMIIDAMDILHSDKIDGFCLVSSDSDFTRLATRLRESSKLVIGIGEKKTPKPFIVACDKFIYIEIIGGKQITEKKKPDTPVEQEKFDKIDRKFINLLKNSIDDIADDNGWAFLAELGSLINKKKPDFDPRNYGFNKLTPLIKSLQKHFEIDERESGKRHIKHIYVRIRE; this is encoded by the coding sequence ATGAAAGAACAAAATGATATGAACCTTGCGGTTCTAATAGATGCAGATAATATTCCCTATTCAAATATTAAAGGTATGCTTGATGAGATTGCAAAGTTTGGAACTCCAAGTATTAAACGTATATATGGCGACTGGACAAAACCTACTGTTTCGGGATGGAAACCGGCTTTACTTGAGCATGCCATTACTCCCATTCAACAATATTCCTATACCACGGGTAAAAATGCAACCGATTCGGCAATGATTATTGATGCCATGGATATTTTACACAGCGACAAAATTGATGGTTTTTGTTTGGTATCGAGCGATAGTGATTTTACACGCTTGGCAACTCGTTTAAGAGAATCGAGTAAATTAGTTATTGGTATTGGCGAGAAAAAAACACCAAAGCCATTTATTGTAGCTTGCGATAAATTTATTTACATAGAAATTATTGGAGGTAAACAAATAACTGAAAAGAAAAAGCCAGATACTCCTGTTGAGCAGGAAAAATTCGATAAAATAGATCGTAAATTTATTAATCTTCTAAAAAATTCTATTGATGATATTGCCGATGATAATGGTTGGGCATTTCTTGCCGAGCTGGGTTCTCTTATCAATAAAAAGAAACCCGATTTCGATCCCCGAAATTATGGATTTAACAAATTAACTCCACTAATTAAATCATTACAAAAACACTTCGAAATAGACGAAAGAGAAAGTGGAAAACGACATATTAAACATATTTATGTTCGAATAAGAGAGTAA